The following proteins are co-located in the Pyxidicoccus trucidator genome:
- a CDS encoding HesB/IscA family protein produces MDSTPTTTSAPGTAPAPQATPGEAVRLTEAAINQVKAVTKAQGFEGYFFSIRVVPAGCSGLGYDLNLVKESKAGDLVWEQDGVKIATDAMSSQYLAGTEIDYVSAITGAGFKFNNPNAKSSCGCGTSFTT; encoded by the coding sequence ATGGACAGCACCCCCACGACGACTTCCGCTCCCGGCACCGCGCCGGCCCCCCAGGCCACCCCCGGCGAGGCCGTGCGGCTGACGGAGGCGGCCATCAACCAGGTGAAGGCCGTCACCAAGGCCCAGGGCTTCGAGGGCTACTTCTTCTCCATCCGCGTCGTCCCCGCCGGCTGCAGCGGCCTGGGCTACGACTTGAACCTGGTCAAGGAGTCCAAGGCCGGCGACCTCGTCTGGGAGCAGGACGGCGTGAAGATTGCCACCGACGCGATGAGCAGCCAGTACCTCGCGGGCACGGAGATTGATTACGTCTCCGCCATCACCGGCGCGGGCTTCAAGTTCAACAACCCGAACGCGAAGTCCTCCTGCGGCTGCGGCACCTCGTTCACCACCTGA
- the moeB gene encoding molybdopterin-synthase adenylyltransferase MoeB → MAPTFQELLAGVKQEIREVSVDEVKRLLDARAPVKLVDVREADEYAGGRLPGALHIPRGYLELRIEDRARRDEELVVYCAGGTRSALAAKTLKELGYTRVASLAGGYNRWSDTALPVEKPFVLTAEQKERYRRHLILPEVGEEGQAKLLQARVLLLGAGGLGSPAALYLAAAGVGTLGIVDSDVVDLSNLQRQVLHTREFQGQPKVVSARAAIEALNPDVKVVPFQERLTSHNVLRVLEGFDLVLDGGDNFPTRYLLNDACVMRGKPNIHGSVFRFEGQVTSFVPGQGPCYRCLYPAPPPPELAPSCAEAGVLGVLPGLIGLLQANEALKLILGRGEPLTGRLLTFDALGTRFQELKLRKDPTCPVCAPGAKVELIDYEAFCSAPTAA, encoded by the coding sequence ATGGCTCCCACCTTCCAAGAGCTGCTGGCCGGAGTGAAGCAGGAGATTCGCGAGGTCTCCGTCGACGAGGTGAAGCGGCTGCTGGACGCCCGCGCCCCCGTGAAGCTCGTGGACGTGCGGGAGGCCGACGAGTACGCGGGCGGCCGCCTGCCCGGCGCCCTGCACATCCCCCGGGGCTACCTGGAGCTGCGGATTGAGGACAGGGCCCGGCGCGACGAGGAGCTGGTGGTCTACTGCGCGGGCGGCACCCGCTCCGCGCTGGCCGCGAAGACGCTGAAGGAGCTGGGCTACACGCGCGTGGCCTCGCTGGCAGGCGGCTACAACCGCTGGAGCGACACGGCCCTCCCGGTGGAGAAGCCCTTCGTCCTCACCGCCGAGCAGAAGGAGCGCTACCGGCGCCACCTCATCCTCCCCGAGGTGGGCGAGGAGGGGCAGGCGAAGCTGCTCCAGGCCCGGGTGCTGCTGCTGGGCGCGGGCGGGCTGGGCTCTCCCGCGGCGCTGTACCTCGCCGCGGCCGGCGTGGGCACGCTGGGCATCGTCGACTCGGACGTGGTGGACCTGAGCAACCTCCAGCGCCAGGTCCTCCACACCCGCGAGTTCCAGGGCCAGCCCAAGGTGGTCAGCGCCCGCGCCGCCATCGAAGCCCTCAACCCCGACGTGAAGGTGGTGCCCTTCCAGGAGCGGCTCACCTCGCACAACGTCCTGCGCGTGCTGGAGGGCTTCGACCTGGTGCTGGACGGCGGGGACAACTTCCCCACCCGCTACCTCCTCAATGACGCGTGCGTCATGCGGGGCAAGCCCAACATCCACGGCTCCGTCTTCCGCTTCGAGGGACAGGTGACGTCCTTCGTCCCCGGCCAGGGCCCCTGCTACCGCTGCCTCTACCCCGCCCCGCCGCCGCCGGAGCTGGCCCCGTCCTGCGCGGAGGCCGGGGTGCTGGGCGTGCTGCCCGGCCTCATCGGCCTGCTCCAGGCCAACGAGGCCCTCAAGCTCATCCTCGGCCGGGGCGAGCCGCTCACCGGCCGGCTGCTCACCTTCGACGCGCTGGGCACGCGCTTCCAGGAGCTGAAGCTGCGCAAGGACCCGACCTGCCCGGTGTGCG
- a CDS encoding acyl-CoA thioesterase, which yields MPDLTPKNAKDTEVVMTQLILPPDANNLNAAFGGKVMQWIDICGAVAAQRHCRQVVVTASMDDLHFHAPIKVGWVALLHGRVLAAFRTSMEVGVTVHAENPLTGERFLTTSALMTFVAIDKDGGRVQVPPLLMETDAEREAFREAESRRAQRLARQKENQTWLKVMKPLAGA from the coding sequence ATGCCAGATTTGACGCCCAAGAACGCCAAGGACACGGAGGTGGTGATGACGCAGCTCATCCTCCCTCCGGATGCCAACAACCTGAACGCCGCCTTCGGCGGGAAGGTGATGCAGTGGATAGACATCTGCGGCGCGGTGGCGGCGCAGCGCCACTGCCGTCAGGTCGTCGTCACCGCCTCCATGGATGACCTGCACTTCCACGCGCCCATCAAGGTGGGCTGGGTGGCCCTGCTGCACGGCAGGGTGCTGGCCGCCTTCCGCACGTCCATGGAGGTGGGAGTCACGGTGCACGCGGAGAACCCGCTCACCGGGGAGCGCTTCCTCACCACCAGCGCGCTCATGACGTTCGTGGCCATCGACAAGGACGGGGGCCGGGTGCAGGTGCCTCCGCTGCTGATGGAGACGGACGCCGAGCGCGAGGCCTTCCGCGAGGCCGAGTCCCGCCGCGCCCAGCGCCTGGCGCGCCAGAAGGAGAACCAGACCTGGCTGAAGGTGATGAAGCCGCTCGCCGGCGCCTGA
- a CDS encoding deoxynucleoside kinase, whose protein sequence is MPRTTSRSRPSAAPAAPAGDEEAPASRLKNTVRVKVPKSRRFVALAGNIGAGKTTAAKMISQSFGYQLFDEPVIDNRFLRDYYADMSRWSFTLQLEFLIRRVEHHELIHSYKRSCVQDRTLYEDPEIFAKYLHGLGNMTDAELDLYYEYFQRLSRHIIRPDKVICFEVGSVDVLLQRIRTRGREEEKGIRHQFLRGLNGYYASFPQVLQEKYGVECLVLDVSTQDIRRGKGRDEFLDRVSSFLA, encoded by the coding sequence ATGCCCCGCACCACCTCGCGCTCGCGCCCGTCCGCTGCACCGGCCGCCCCCGCTGGGGACGAGGAGGCCCCGGCCTCCCGCCTCAAGAACACGGTCCGCGTAAAGGTGCCCAAGAGCCGGCGCTTCGTGGCGCTGGCGGGCAACATCGGCGCGGGCAAGACGACGGCCGCGAAGATGATCAGCCAGAGCTTCGGCTACCAGCTCTTCGACGAGCCCGTCATCGACAACCGCTTCCTGCGTGACTACTACGCGGACATGTCGCGCTGGTCCTTCACGCTCCAGCTCGAGTTCCTCATCCGGCGCGTGGAGCACCACGAGCTCATCCACTCGTACAAGCGCAGCTGCGTGCAGGACCGCACGCTGTACGAGGACCCGGAAATCTTCGCCAAGTACCTCCACGGCCTGGGGAACATGACCGACGCGGAGCTGGACCTGTACTACGAGTACTTCCAGCGCCTGTCGCGCCACATCATCCGCCCCGACAAGGTCATCTGCTTCGAGGTGGGTAGCGTGGACGTGCTCCTCCAGCGCATCCGCACCCGCGGCCGCGAGGAGGAGAAGGGCATCCGCCACCAGTTCCTGCGCGGGCTCAACGGCTACTACGCGAGCTTTCCCCAGGTGCTGCAGGAGAAGTACGGCGTGGAGTGCCTCGTCCTGGACGTCTCCACCCAGGACATCCGGCGCGGCAAGGGACGCGACGAGTTCCTCGACCGCGTCTCCAGCTTCCTGGCCTGA